In one Salvelinus fontinalis isolate EN_2023a chromosome 16, ASM2944872v1, whole genome shotgun sequence genomic region, the following are encoded:
- the LOC129812740 gene encoding uncharacterized protein C14orf28 homolog: MESKFCILTDTEDLRTLISSTEDNLQIERTKTLFEEIRASINNNEEEDRSFWRPVLPWGGVYTIRAGRRAISCTPLYVKISLKNTCTIDGFLMILYIILRDNHSFPREVGIFLGRQFVEHFLYLMDSYDYTTVKMLWIWDRMSKRQYRSVIHHAALEIDLFGNEHENFTKNLETMLSTMQESLCTNWSCPARFQEFLQRTININPPHELPHRDPIQSAVEEFFCPKIILCKELGCNGLREFSQRVFCHGPPPFVILNMQLWKSEELSYVPYHLALSQHRYSLEGATLFNKEEHHYSAAFQIDGYWMHYDGLRSDNLILLNKPPELLLLSSLVYIRASDK; this comes from the exons ATGGAGAGCAAATTCTGCATTTTGACCGACACAGAAGACCTCAGAACCCTAATTTCAAGTACCGAAGATAATCTGCAAATTGAAAG GACAAAGACTTTGTTTGAGGAGATCCGTGCATCCATCAACAACAATGAAGAAGAGGACCGTTCCTTTTGGAGGCCTGTGCTCCCATGGGGGGGTGTCTACACCATCAGGGCGGGGAGGAGGGCCATCTCATGCACCCCTCTGTATGTTAAGATAAGCCTAAAGAACACCTGCACAATTGATGGGTTCCTCATGATCCTCTATATAATACTGAGAGACAACCACAGCTTTCCCCGGGAGGTGGGCATCTTTCTGGGCAGGCAGTTTGTAGAGCATTTCCTCTACCTGATGGACTCGTATGACTACACCACCGTTAAGATGCTGTGGATCTGGGACAGGATGTCCAAGAGGCAGTACCGCTCAGTGATCCACCATGCAGCGTTGGAGATCGACCTGTTTGGTAACGAACATGAGAACTTCACCAAGAACTTAGAGACAATGCTGTCCACTATGCAGGAGAGCCTATGCACCAACTGGAGCTGTCCTGCTCGCTTCCAGGAGTTCTTACAGAGAACCATCAACATCAA TCCTCCTCATGAGCTGCCCCATAGAGATCCCATTCAGTCAGCGGTGGAGGAGTTCTTCTGTCCCAAAATTATTCTCTGCAAAGAACTGGG GTGTAATGGGTTGAGGGAGTTTTCTCAGAGGGTCTTCTGCCATGGCCCACCTCCTTTTGTCATTCTCAACATGCAGCTATGGAAGTCTGAGGAGCTGTCCTACGTTCCTTACCATCTGGCTCTGTCCCAACACAG GTACTCACTGGAAGGCGCCACGCTCTTCAACAAGGAAGAGCATCACTACTCTGCAGCCTTCCAGATAGACGGCTACTGGATGCACTATGACGGGCTGAGGAGCGACAATCTGATCCTGTTAAACAAGCCCCCTGAACTCCTGCTGCTCTCTTCCCTTGTCTACATCCGCGCCTCAGACAAATGA
- the LOC129812739 gene encoding kelch-like protein 28 yields the protein MDQQAQSYMLASLTRPHSEQLLQGLQLLRQDHELCDIVLRVGECKIHAHKVVLASISPYFKAMFTGNLSEKETSEVEFQCIDEAALQAIVEYAYTGTVFISQERVESLLPAANLLQVKLVLKECCSFLESQLDAGNCIGISRFAETYGCHDLCLAATKFICQNFEEVCQTEEFFELTRAELDEIVSNDCLKVVTEETVFYALESWIKYDVTERQKHLAQLLHCVRLPFLSVKFLTRLYEANHLIRDDHACKHLLNEALKYHFMPEHRLSYQTVLSTRPRCAAKVLLAVGGKAGLFATLESMEMYFPQTDSWIGLAPLSVPRYEFGVAVLDQKVYVVGGIATHMRQGISYRRHESTVESWDPDSNTWSTVERMAECRSTLGVVVLAGELYALGGYDGQYYLQSVEKYVPKVKEWQPVAPMTKSRSCFATAVLDGMVYAIGGYGPAHMNSVERYDPSKDAWEMVAPMADKRINFAVGVMLGFIFVVGGHNGVSHLSSIERYDPHQNQWTACRPMNEPRTGVGSAIVDNYLYVVGGHSGSSYLNTVQRYDPITDSWLDSSGMMYCRCNFGMTAL from the exons ATGGACCAGCAGGCCCAGTCCTATATGCTTGCCAGTCTGACGCGGCCCCACTCTGAGCAGCTGTTGCAAGGCCTCCAGCTGTTGCGGCAGGACCATGAGCTGTGCGACATTGTGCTGCGCGTGGGTGAATGCAAGATCCATGCCCACAAAGTGGTGCTGGCGAGCATCAGCCCCTACTTCAAGGCCATGTTCACGGGCAACCTGTCAGAGAAGGAGACCTCCGAGGTGGAGTTCCAGTGCATTGACGAGGCTGCGCTACAG GCAATCGTTGAGTATGCCTACACTGGCACGGTATTCATCTCACAGGAAAGAGTGGAGTCCCTACTGCCAGCTGCTAACCTGCTCCAGGTCAAGCTGGTGCTGAAGGAGTGCTGCTCCTTCTTAGAGAGTCAGCTAGATGCTGGGAACTGTATAGGCATCTCACGCTTCGCTGAGACCTATGGCTGCCATGATCTCTGCCTGGCTGCCACTAAATTCATCTGTCAGAATTTTGAAGAGGTGTGCCAGACAGAGGAGTTTTTTGAGCTGACACGGGCAGAATTGGATGAAATAGTGTCAAATGACTGTCTGAAGGTGGTAACGGAAGAGACTGTGTTCTACGCCCTGGAGTCGTGGATCAAGTACGATGTGACTGAGCGGCAGAAGCACCTAGCTCAGCTACTGCACTGCGTCCGCTTGCCTTTCCTCAGCGTTAAGTTCCTCACCCGCCTCTACGAGGCCAACCACCTTATCCGGGATGATCACGCCTGCAAGCACCTCCTCAACGAGGCCCTCAAATACCATTTCATGCCTGAGCACCGGCTCTCCTACCAGACGGTGTTGTCCACAAGGCCACGCTGTGCTGCCAAAGTGCTCCTTGCTGTAGGAGGCAAGGCTGGCCTCTTTGCCACCCTCGAGAG CATGGAAATGTACTTCCCTCAAACGGATTCATGGATTGGGCTTGCCCCTCTTAGTGTGCCCCGCTATGAGTTTGGAGTGGCAGTGTTGGACCAGAAGGTGTATGTGGTGGGTGGCATCGCCACACACATGCGACAGGGCATTAGCTACCGGAGACATGAGAGCACAGTGGAGAGCTGGGACCCTGACAGCAACACGTGGTCCACAGTGGAGCGCATGGCAGAGTGTCGCAGCACCCTGGGGGTGGTGGTCTTGGCTGGGGAGCTCTATGCCCTTGGGGGCTATGATGGCCAGTACTACCTACAGTCTGTAGAAAAATATGTCCCCAAAGTGAAGGAGTGGCAGCCTGTGGCACCTATGACCAAGTCACGCAGCTGCTTTGCCACGGCTGTGCTGGATGGCATGGTCTATGCCATTGGTGGCTATGGCCCCGCCCATATGAACAG tgTGGAGCGGTACGACCCCAGCAAGGATGCCTGGGAAATGGTAGCCCCCATGGCAGACAAACGGATCAATTTTGCCGTTGGTGTCATGCTAGGGTTCATATTTGTGGTTGGGGGACACAACGGGGTATCACATCTGTCCAGCATTGAGCGGTATGACCCACACCAGAACCAGTGGACAGCCTGTCGGCCCATGAATGAACCACGCACAG GGGTTGGCTCCGCGATCGTGGACAACTATCTCTATGTGGTGGGGGGTCACTCGGGATCATCCTACCTGAACACTGTACAGCGATACGACCCCATCACAGACAGCTGGCTGGACTCAAGCGGCATGATGTACTGCCGCTGTAACTTTGGCATGACTGCTCTTTGA